Proteins found in one Homalodisca vitripennis isolate AUS2020 chromosome 4, UT_GWSS_2.1, whole genome shotgun sequence genomic segment:
- the LOC124360516 gene encoding larval cuticle protein A2B-like, giving the protein MAYLQITFLAVCVFGSAMSAVAPLAFPGVAFASPYAAYSSPFAAVGPALPVRTAAPLAAPVAAPLAAVRAVPAPAAVVAPVAKVEELDAFPQYQYAYSVQDTLTGDSKVQQEARDGGVVKGSYSLIEPDGARRTVNYYADPVNGFNAVVQRELPAAVVPAAVAV; this is encoded by the exons ATGGCTTACTTACAG ATCACCTTCCTCGCCGTCTGTGTTTTCGGGTCCGCTATGTCGGCCGTAGCGCCGCTAGCCTTTCCAGGGGTTGCCTTCGCCTCGCCTTACGCCGCTTACAGTTCTCCCTTCGCCGCCGTGGGTCCCGCACTACCCGTGAGGACTGCCGCCCCCTTGGCCGCCCCTGTCGCCGCCCCTCTGGCCGCTGTCCGAGCAGTTCCCGCTCCCGCCGCCGTGGTCGCCCCCGTCGCCAAGGTCGAGGAGCTGGACGCCTTCCCACAGTACCAGTACGCCTACTCCGTACAAGACACTCTGACCGGCGACTCCAAGGTGCAGCAGGAGGCTAGAGACGGTGGCGTGGTCAAGGGCTCCTACAGTCTGATTGAACCCGATGGTGCTCGCCGTACCGTCAACTACTACGCCGACCCTGTCAACGGCTTCAACGCCGTGGTCCAGAGGGAGCTGCCCGCCGCTGTCGTACCTGCTGCGGTCGCCGTCTAG